The genomic region GGGTGCCGCCCGCACCCTCCCGGCATGACCACATCTCAGCAGGCCCCGTTCGCCCCGTGCGCCGGCGAGAGTTGGCGTTCGCCGTGGGAGATGTACGCGACGCTGCGCGACGCACACCCCCTCCACCACGTCACCGACGGCGACTACTGGGTCCTCTCCCGCTACGCGGACGTACTCGCCGCCGCCCGCGACACCGAGCGTTACTCCTCCGCCGACGGCCTGACCATCACCTACGGCGAGCGCGAACGCCTGGGCATCACCGACGCCGCCCCGATGGTGATGCTGGACCCGCCCGAGCACACCGCCTTCCGCCGGCTGATCACCCGCGGCTACACCCCGCGCCGGGTCGCCGCCATCGAGCCGCACGTCCGTGCTTTCGTCCGGGCCCGTCTGGACCGCATCGCCGATCTCGGCGGCAACTGCGACATCATCGCCGAACTCTTCAAACCGCTGCCCAGCTATGTCGTCGGGCGCTATCTCGGCGTCCCCGAACAGGACCGCGCCCACTTCGACGGCTGGACCCACGCCATCGTCGAGGCCAACGCGCTGGGCGATCCGCTCGCCGCCGCCGAAGCCGTCACCAGCCTCTTCGGCTACTTCACCGAGCTGATCGAACGCCGCCGCTCCGAACCCGCCGACGACACCGTCTCCGACCTGGTAGGCCTGATGCCGCCCGAGGACGCCGGAACCCTGCTGCGCATCCTCGGCTTCGCCTTCACGATGGTCGCCGGGGGCAACGACACCACCACCGGCCTGCTCGGCGGCGCCGCCGAACTCCTCACCGCCCACCCCGCCCCACGCCGGGCCCTCCTGGACGCCCCCGCCCTGCTCCCCTCCGCCATCGAGGAATTCCTCCGGCTGACCTCCCCCGTCCAGTGCCTGACCCGCACCGTCACCGAAGACACCACCCTCCACGGCCGAACCGTCCCGGCCGGCCGGAAGGTTCTCCTCCTCTACGGCGCCGCCAACCGCGACCCACGCGCCTTCGGCCCCACCGCCCACCACCCGGACCTCACCCGCGAGGGCCCCCAGCACCTCGCCTTCACCCACGGCCCGCACCACTGCCTGGGCGCCTCCGCGGCCCGTCTGGTGTCCCGAACGGCCCTGGAGGAACTCCTGGCCCGCTTCCCGGACTTCGAGGTCGACGCAGCGGCGGGCACCTTCGCCGACGGCAACTACGTCCGGCGGTACGCGTCCCTGCCGTTCGCCGCGGCCGGGACCTGAGCGGTTCGTACGGACCAACGGGTGGCGCTGCCCGGCGCCGGGCCGGCAGCCGGGTCACGTCGCCGTGACCTGGTCCGCGCCCGGCTGCTGTCGACATCCCTTGCCCGCCCGTGGAGTTCGTGCCGTCCGCGCCCCTGTCTCAGGTGCGCTGCGACGTGCCCGGCTCACCGCCCGGCTCACCGCCCGGTTCACCGCCCCGCCGCAGGGTGAGCAGCGTGATCTCGCTCGGTGCGAAGACCCGGAAGGGCGGCCCCCAGAATCCGGCGCCCCGGCTGGTGTAGAGCTGCGTGCGCTCACCGTGCCGGCTCAGGCCGTGCACCACCGGCTGATCGATCCGGACGAGGAAGTTGAACGGCCAGATCTGGCCGCCGTGGGTGTGACCGGAGACCTGCAGGTCGATGCCGGCCGCAGCGGCCTGTCCGACGTACTTGGGCTGGTGGGCGACGAGCAGGACCGGCCGTTCCGGGTCTGCCCCCGCCAGCGCGCCGAGCAGGTTCGCACGGTGCCCGGCCAGGCCGGAGGACTCCGCGGTCACGTCGTCCACACCGGCCAGGACGAGGAGGTCACCGCCGCGCTCCACCACGACATGGCGGTTGTGCAGCGGTTCCCAGCCCAGTTCCGCCATGCGGTCCAGCCAGCCCTGCGCCTCCCCGAAGTACTCGTGGTTCCCCGTGACATAGACCTTCGCCAGCCGGGACCGGATCGTCCCGAGCGGCGCGGACTGGTCCCGGCGCTGGGCGGGGGTGCCGTCGGCGATGTCGCCCGCGTGGACCACGACGTCCGCGTCGAGCGCGTTGACAGCCTCGGCAACCCGCGTCGACCAGCGAGCCCGGTCGATCGGCCCGAAGTGGGTGTCGGCCAGCACCACGACACGGGTTCCGTCCAGACCGCCGCCGAGCCGGGGGACGTGGACGTCCAGCCGCTTCACCCGGGGCACGCGCATGGCCTCGTGGTGTCCCCACGCCAGCAGCCCGGCAGAGACCACGGTGACGGCCACGGCAATGCCCCTGGCCCGCCCGGCGCCGCCGACGCCGAGCCCGATCAGCACCAGGTGCACCAGGTCGCCCAGCACCGACCAGGTGAACAGCACCCAGACCACCCCGAGGGTGCTGTCCGCGATGCGGGCCGCCCGGTCGGCCCGCCGCCGCCCGTGGCCCGCGGCCATGAGGAAGGGGAACGAGACCAGCCCGGAGGCGAAGACGACCGTACCGGCGAGGAAGACCGGGAACGGCCAGTCGACGCCCGACGCGAACAGCGTCCACCAGGGCAGGAAGAACAGCAGCGTGAG from Streptomyces sp. NBC_01267 harbors:
- a CDS encoding cytochrome P450, translating into MTTSQQAPFAPCAGESWRSPWEMYATLRDAHPLHHVTDGDYWVLSRYADVLAAARDTERYSSADGLTITYGERERLGITDAAPMVMLDPPEHTAFRRLITRGYTPRRVAAIEPHVRAFVRARLDRIADLGGNCDIIAELFKPLPSYVVGRYLGVPEQDRAHFDGWTHAIVEANALGDPLAAAEAVTSLFGYFTELIERRRSEPADDTVSDLVGLMPPEDAGTLLRILGFAFTMVAGGNDTTTGLLGGAAELLTAHPAPRRALLDAPALLPSAIEEFLRLTSPVQCLTRTVTEDTTLHGRTVPAGRKVLLLYGAANRDPRAFGPTAHHPDLTREGPQHLAFTHGPHHCLGASAARLVSRTALEELLARFPDFEVDAAAGTFADGNYVRRYASLPFAAAGT
- a CDS encoding metallophosphoesterase, yielding MRPGDGTAPGDGPRSEEGSPGPRRSLRRRLGGTVVLLVLTLLFFLPWWTLFASGVDWPFPVFLAGTVVFASGLVSFPFLMAAGHGRRRADRAARIADSTLGVVWVLFTWSVLGDLVHLVLIGLGVGGAGRARGIAVAVTVVSAGLLAWGHHEAMRVPRVKRLDVHVPRLGGGLDGTRVVVLADTHFGPIDRARWSTRVAEAVNALDADVVVHAGDIADGTPAQRRDQSAPLGTIRSRLAKVYVTGNHEYFGEAQGWLDRMAELGWEPLHNRHVVVERGGDLLVLAGVDDVTAESSGLAGHRANLLGALAGADPERPVLLVAHQPKYVGQAAAAGIDLQVSGHTHGGQIWPFNFLVRIDQPVVHGLSRHGERTQLYTSRGAGFWGPPFRVFAPSEITLLTLRRGGEPGGEPGGEPGTSQRT